Proteins encoded by one window of Tubulanus polymorphus chromosome 7, tnTubPoly1.2, whole genome shotgun sequence:
- the LOC141908485 gene encoding uncharacterized protein LOC141908485 has protein sequence MEELKKVKMLNVEQLIVHVGTNNMTRDVPLEIVLRRHVELIRLLLYKCTGTIIVPALFPRCDDFDADTKIFHYNEMLHRECFTLGVKFVDFHFSRDLLSPTDLLHPSRKGNQFINNRIMELLLLKNEDEMCPQYFPYEIEKMQRSRAVHRRKLIAKNKLKDDQARAWDDSTIVYSSFDVAHHTRKQFCCEDQRAFFTFDQYMTKIDVAGVAICLKPKLFTPFYQTKNGCYNRSCHNTKRFNRKRKSVEHVIHPQTDPADSTCFCGVEFTNWKDLLDHVSLNHTEMRTMEEEGKDAACDNFSEGTIEEAEKMQEDSSKERIERLKMQEDSWMENKKQLSITGGGGIEPIIIDDSDENDSDDEHVCRRNFSYNPTEMCLNDYQFLKIPPVMPSKVTSFRICDMSNSCHLADDAPTMPHKNQLEDIKAQMQSRIVRDPSINIHVRLDTGCYSIDQINRFLFLHYAKTKQQDLFAMNLWVNSKPLSPTDSVDWEQIQAFSNMLFSLKPSQQFPVGNNNSVSVSELQTMTNQKWFEGSVLNAFASMINDPIHHNQAMFINI, from the exons ATGGAAG AATTGAAAAAGgtgaagatgctgaatgtgGAACAACTAATCGTCCATGTTGGAACAAATAATATGACGCGTGATGTCCCGCTTGAGATTGTTCTGCGAAGACACGTTGAATTAATTCGATTGTTGCTCTATAAATGTACTGGGACCATCATTGTACCAGCTCTTTTTCCTCGATGTGATGA tttcGATGCTGACacaaagatatttcattacaATGAAATGCTGCACCGCGAATGCTTTACACTTGGTGTAAAGTTCGTTGATTTTCACTTCTCAAGAGATCTCCTTTCACC GACTGACTTGTTACACCCCAGCCGTAAGGGAAATCAGTTCATAAATAACAGGATAATGGAACTACtgctattgaaaaatgaagatgaaat GTGCCCTCAATACTTTCCATATGAGATTGAAAAGATGCAAAGAAGTAGAGCAGTCCATCGACGAAAG CTGATagcaaaaaacaaattgaaggATGATCAAGCAAGAGCATGGGATGATTCAACAATAGTG TATAGCAGTTTTGACGTTGCACATCATACGAGGAAACAATTCTGTTGTGAAGATCAAAGAGCCTTTTTCACATTCGACCAG TACATGACTAAAATTGATGTGGCTGGTGTTGCTATTTGTTTAAAGCCTAAATTATTTACTCCTTTTTATCAGACTAAGAAC GGATGCTACAATAGAAGTTGTCACAATACTAAAAGATTTAACAGAAAAAGGAAGTCAGTGGAACAT GTTATTCATCCACAGACGGATCCTGCTGACTCGACATGTTTTTGCGGAGTTGAATTCACCAATTGGAAAGATCTTCTAGACCATGTTAGTTTAAACCATACTGAAAT GCGGACAATGGAGGAAGAAGGAAAGGACGCGGCTTGTGACAATTTCTCGGAAGGAACGATAGAGGAAGCAGAAAAGATGCAGGAAGATAGTTCGAAAGAAAGGatagaaagattaaagatGCAGGAAGATAGCTGGatggaaaacaaaaaacagcTAAGTATCACAGGTGGTGGAGGTATCGAACCAATCATAATTGATGATAGTGATGAGAATGATTCTGATGATGAACATGTATGTAGAAGAAATTTTAGTTACAATCCAACAGAAATGTGCCTCAATGactatcagtttttgaaaattcctcCTGTTATGCCATCAAAGGTCACGTCATTCAGAATTTGTGACATGTCTAATTCATGTCATTTGGCTGATGATGCCCCCACTATGCCCCACAAAAATCAGTTGGAGGACATAAAAGCACAGATGCAGTCAAGGATTGTCCGTGACCCTTCCATTAATATCCATGTGAGACTCGATACAGGCTGCTATTCTATTGATCAGATTAATAGGTTTCTTTTCTTACATTATGCTAAAACCAAACAACAAGATCTTTTTGCCATGAATCTTTGGGTAAATAGTAAGCCTTTAAGCCCCACTGATTCAGTCGATTGGGAACAGATTcaagcattttcaaatatgcTCTTTTCCTTAAAACCCTCTCAACAATTTCCAgttggtaataataatagcgTATCTGTATCAGAACTTCAGACGATGACTAatcaaaaatggtttgaagGATCTGTGTTAAATGCTTTTGcatctatgataaatgatCCAATACACCAT AATCAAGCCATGTTCAtcaacatctag